The sequence CTCCGCGGCGCGGCGGTCACGGGGCGCTTCGCCCGGACCGTCGCCCTGCCGAGGATCCCCCTCAAGGAGGCGCAGGCCAGGGGGCATCGGTTCCTCCACGGCAGCGCCCCGGCCACGGTGGTCTCCATCGGCGCCCACGGCTTCTCGGTGCTCGAGCTGCGCGGGCCGGGGGTCGAGGTCTTCCGCGAGAACTCGCGCTGCTCGCAGGGAACCGGCAACTTCCTCAGGCAGCTCGTGGAGCGCTTCGCGCTGACGATCGAAGAGGCCAGCGCCCTCTGCGCCGGCGTCCCGGACCCCGCCCCACTCTCGGGCCGCTGCCCCGTCATCCTCAAGACCGACATGACGCACCTGGCCAACAAGGGCGAGCGGCGGGAGCGCATCCTGGCGGGGCTGTTCGATGCCGTCTGCGAGAACGTCCAGGTGCTCGTCAAGCCCCGTGTCAGCCCCTCGCCCATCGTCCTCGTCGGCGGCGTCAGCCGGAGCGAGCGCATCCGCGCGCGCTTCCAGGATTTCGCCGAGCGGCACGAGATGCGCTTCGGCCCCGTGACCGACGACAACCTCTACTTCGAGGCGCTGGGCGCCGCCGTGGCCGCGGCCGACGGCCGCCCCGGGCTCCCGCCTCTCGAGAATCTCCTCGAGCCGGCCGGGCAGGCGCACTTCGAGACCATCCCGGCCCTCGGGACCTACCTCCGGCAGGTCAGGCGGATGGCGCCCACGCCCCCGGCGCCCCCCAGCGCCGCCGGCCTCGTGCTCGGCCTGGACATCGGCTCCACCGGCTCCAAGGCGGTAGCGCTGGACGTCGGAAGCCGCCGCGTGACCTGGGAAGGCTACCGGAACACGAGCGGCGACCCCGTGGGGGCGGCGCAGGCCCTGGTGCGGCAGTTCCTCGCGGGCCCGGCCGGCCGCTCGCCGGTCCGTGCCCTCGGCGCCACCGGCAGCGGGCGCGAGATCGTCGGCTCCTTGATGGCGACCTGCTACGGGCCCGACGCCGTCTTCGTCCTCAACGAGATCGCGGCCCACGCCTGGGGGGCGCTCCATCACGACCCGCGCGTGGACACGATCTTCGAGATCGGCGGGCAGGACGCCAAGTACATCCGCCTCGTCGAGGGGCGCGTGGTGGACGCCGCCATGAACGAGGCCTGCAGCGCGGGCACCGGGTCCTTCATCGAGGAGCAGGGGAAGCGTTTCTCGGGGATCGACAGCGTCGCCCAGCTCGGGGAGGCGGCGATCCGCTCGGACTGCGCCGTGTCGCTCGGCCAGCACTGCTCGGTGTTCATGGCCGAGATCATCGACGCGGCCGCAGCGGCCGGCGTGGACCGCGCCGCGATCATCCCGGGCATCTACGACTCGGTGATCCAGAACTACCTCAACCGGGTGAAGGGGAGCCGCAGCGTCGGGCAGGTCGTCTTCTGCCAGGGCATGCCGTTCGCCGCCCCGGCCCTGGCAGCCGCCGTGGCGCGCCAGACCGGCTGCGAGGTCATCATCCCACCCAACCCGGGCACCGTCGGCGCGCTCGGGATCGCCCTCTTGACGCTCGAGCAGCGCGGGGCCGGCACGCTCCCGGCGCTGGATCCCGCGCGCGTGCTCGGGGCGCGCGTGGAGGCGAAGGATACCTTCGTCTGCCGCTCGACGCGGGGCTGCGGCGGCGCCGGGAACAGGTGCCGCATCGACCGGCTCGCCACCGTCGTGGCGGGCCAGCGCAAGAGCTTCACGTGGGGCGGCGCCTGCTCGCTGCACGACCGCGGCACCCGGCGGGCGAAGCTCCCGGACCGCGCGCCGGACCCCTTCCGCGGCCGCGAGGAGCTGGTGGCGGAGCTCACCGCGCGCATGACGACCCCGCGCGGGGCGCCGCGGATCGCGCTGACCGACGAGTTCCTCCTCAAGGAGCTCTACCCCTTCTTCGTCACCTTCCTGCACGAGCTGGGGCTCGACCCCGTCGTGCGCACCGCCGCCGGGCAGGCGACGCTCAGGCGGGGCATCGAGGAGTCGAACGTCCCCTTCTGCGCGCCGATGCAGCTCTACCACGGCCTGGTCTCCGAGCTGGCCACGGAGGCAACCGACTACCTCTTCCTCCCCATGCTCAGGCAGCTCCCGCGCGCCGCCGGGGAGGAGCACTCGGTTACGTGCCCCATCGAGCAGGGAAGCGCGGACCTGCTGCGCTGGGACCTCGGGCCGGAGCGGCACCCGGTGATCGTCTCCCCGACCGTCGACCTGGGCCCCGGGAACCTCCGCTCGCCGGCCCTCCGCGCCGTGTGCGCCGGCCTGGCGAAGCGGGTCCGCGCGG comes from Candidatus Rokuibacteriota bacterium and encodes:
- a CDS encoding CoA activase, with amino-acid sequence LRGAAVTGRFARTVALPRIPLKEAQARGHRFLHGSAPATVVSIGAHGFSVLELRGPGVEVFRENSRCSQGTGNFLRQLVERFALTIEEASALCAGVPDPAPLSGRCPVILKTDMTHLANKGERRERILAGLFDAVCENVQVLVKPRVSPSPIVLVGGVSRSERIRARFQDFAERHEMRFGPVTDDNLYFEALGAAVAAADGRPGLPPLENLLEPAGQAHFETIPALGTYLRQVRRMAPTPPAPPSAAGLVLGLDIGSTGSKAVALDVGSRRVTWEGYRNTSGDPVGAAQALVRQFLAGPAGRSPVRALGATGSGREIVGSLMATCYGPDAVFVLNEIAAHAWGALHHDPRVDTIFEIGGQDAKYIRLVEGRVVDAAMNEACSAGTGSFIEEQGKRFSGIDSVAQLGEAAIRSDCAVSLGQHCSVFMAEIIDAAAAAGVDRAAIIPGIYDSVIQNYLNRVKGSRSVGQVVFCQGMPFAAPALAAAVARQTGCEVIIPPNPGTVGALGIALLTLEQRGAGTLPALDPARVLGARVEAKDTFVCRSTRGCGGAGNRCRIDRLATVVAGQRKSFTWGGACSLHDRGTRRAKLPDRAPDPFRGREELVAELTARMTTPRGAPRIALTDEFLLKELYPFFVTFLHELGLDPVVRTAAGQATLRRGIEESNVPFCAPMQLYHGLVSELATEATDYLFLPMLRQLPRAAGEEHSVTCPIEQGSADLLRWDLGPERHPVIVSPTVDLGPGNLRSPALRAVCAGLAKRVRAARRWRPAYEAAVQEQERFDAACRALGREALDFCAREAVIPVVVLGRSYTIHNSVLNSSVPAILREQGVLPIPVDCYPVGGEVPAFGDVYWGHAQRTLRAAHQVRRAKGVYSLFCTNYSCGPDSFTSHFYAYIMAGKPFAVIETDGHTGDAGTKTRVEAFLYCVRQDLGGAPESPPASLQAVADRRIAPGDFIGRDDTVLLPWLSDASDAVAAALRGRGMRVESLGVPDREALRLGRRHTSGKECIPLALTLGGFLQRIARDDAGRRFVLLMPSGSGPCRFGAYHLLQKVICDRAGLDGRVRFWSPSDESYFAQVGEGFGALAFTAIVASDLLTAAMLEAAPTEREPGLARAIRERVSRALHARLEEAGRGELSVGRAILEAASGRIFGCAELLDAAAAEFGAARGPGDAPTVLLVGEIYVRCDPFATDHIVERLQQRGVRVRVAPVAEWLEYAADCASARGASFGDRLSHRVQQRIHTVAYRIMARRLGWPARPTVQEILSAAGPWIRRELAGEAILTLGAAVHEWRHGRIDGVLSVGPHECMPNKLAEAQFFHVAEQEGLLSLTLSLNGDPVDAAIVDRFVYEVQERYRTRMAAGRAEAPRHAPGEAPAPGASREAANRGGMEVEWGPRRTGERLAP